One genomic region from Burkholderia latens encodes:
- a CDS encoding GNAT family N-acetyltransferase → MFDPHAPVDIVTLRDERASDVDAIGRVIVAAFADAPQQGQLERQIVDTLRADGALSVSLVAERDERVIGHVAFSPVSIGGEPAGSHGWYGLAPLAVRPECRRQSVGAGLVRTGLDALRRLGARGCVVLGEPSYYTRFGFVPSGDLVFTGAARAYFQALAFDETAPQPSGAVRYHDVFHRV, encoded by the coding sequence ATGTTCGATCCGCACGCGCCGGTCGACATCGTCACGCTGCGCGACGAGCGCGCGAGCGACGTCGATGCGATCGGTCGCGTGATCGTTGCCGCGTTCGCGGACGCGCCGCAGCAGGGCCAACTCGAGCGGCAGATCGTCGACACGCTGCGCGCGGACGGCGCGCTGAGCGTGTCGCTCGTCGCGGAGCGCGATGAGCGCGTGATCGGCCACGTTGCGTTCTCGCCAGTGTCGATCGGCGGCGAGCCGGCCGGCAGTCACGGCTGGTACGGGCTCGCGCCGCTCGCGGTGCGGCCCGAATGCCGGCGGCAGAGTGTCGGTGCGGGGCTCGTGCGCACGGGGCTCGACGCGTTGCGGCGGCTCGGTGCACGCGGCTGCGTCGTGCTCGGCGAGCCGTCGTACTACACGCGTTTCGGTTTCGTGCCGTCCGGCGATCTCGTATTCACGGGCGCGGCGCGCGCGTATTTCCAAGCGCTTGCATTCGATGAAACCGCGCCGCAGCCGTCGGGCGCGGTTCGTTACCACGACGTGTTTCATCGGGTGTAG
- the purL gene encoding phosphoribosylformylglycinamidine synthase, whose amino-acid sequence MAHFSCFPGASALSDFRQTRLLDTLRQIDANIVAVRGQFLHFVNAAEPLSADDNARIDALMHYGAPFEPAAEKGTAETFVVLPRFGTVSPWASKATDIAQHCGLTQVRRIERGIEFTVTLKSGLLGGKKALSDDARAAVAAALHDRMTESVVAARDDAKHLFDELPAKPLSTVDVLGVGRAALEQANVELGLALADDEIDYLVDAFRKLERNPTDVELMMFAQANSEHCRHKIFNAQWTIDGQEQDMSLFAMIRNTEKVSPQGTIVAYSDNSSIMMGAEAERWFPRNAGAAGEPGQRYGRHTELTHTLMKVETHNHPTAISPFPGAATGAGGEIRDEGATGRGARPKAGLTGFTVSNLDLPDARQPWENDRDAAQPIAERNPNEQHGPYGRPDRIASPLQIMIDGPLGGAAFNNEFGRPNLGGYFRVYEQNVGGQVRGYHKPIMIAGGLGNIADQHTHKHDVPAGSLLIQIGGPGMRIGMGGGAASSMATGANTAELDFDSVQRGNPEIERRAQEVINGCWQLGAENPILSIHDVGAGGLSNAFPEIVDGAGKGARFELRKVALEESGLSPREIWSNEAQERYVLAIAPADLPRFEAICARERCPFAVVGVATDERQLRLVDDEATGADEFPVDMPMEVLLGKPPRMHRDVTRVAVERAPVDVTGIALSEVAVDVLKHPTVGSKSFLITIGDRSVGGTSVRDQMVGPWQVPVADCAVTALDYAGFKGEAMTMAERTPLAVIDAPASGRMAVGEAITNIASAPIASLDKLKLSANWMAACGTAGEDAALFDTVKAIGMELCPALGIGIPVGKDSLSMKTKWDEQGVAKEVVSPVSLIISAFAPVDDVRRHLTPQLRRIADAGDSVLIAIDLGRGKNRMGGSIFAQVTQQVGDETPDVDDPEDLKRFFNAIQSLNAQGKLLAYHDRSDGGLWATVCEMAFAGHAGVSLNVDMLTLDPNHESDYGDAKDWAKQTSGRREDRTLRALFSEELGAVVQVRAADRDAVLAALREFGLSACSHVIGTVNDRDMIEVYRDAKKVFDAPRVELHRAWSEVSWRIARLRDNPACADAEYDTLLDAADPGISPVLTFDPADDVAAPFIATGARPRVAILREQGVNSHLETAYAFDRAGFDAHDVHMSDLLAGRATLADFAGAVACGGFSYGDVLGAGEGWAKTIRFNANLADMFSAFFARPDTFALGICNGCQMLSSLASMIPGAEAWPKFTRNKSEQFEARFSFVEVEKSPSIFFAGMEGSRIPVAVAHGEGYADFSQQGDIERVAVAMRYVDHRGEATERYPFNPNGSPAGITSVTTADGRFSVLMPHMERVHRTVTMSWHPEGWDDASPWMRVFRNARRWIG is encoded by the coding sequence ATGGCTCACTTCTCGTGTTTTCCCGGCGCTTCGGCCCTCTCCGATTTCCGTCAAACCCGCCTGCTCGACACGCTCAGGCAAATCGACGCCAACATCGTCGCGGTGCGCGGCCAGTTCCTGCACTTCGTCAATGCGGCCGAGCCGCTGTCGGCTGACGACAACGCCCGCATCGACGCGCTGATGCACTATGGCGCGCCGTTCGAGCCGGCGGCCGAAAAGGGAACGGCCGAGACCTTCGTCGTACTGCCGCGTTTCGGCACGGTCTCGCCGTGGGCGAGCAAGGCGACCGACATCGCGCAGCACTGCGGCCTCACGCAGGTGCGCCGTATCGAGCGCGGCATCGAATTCACGGTCACGCTGAAGTCGGGCCTGCTCGGCGGCAAGAAGGCGCTGTCCGACGACGCGCGCGCAGCGGTTGCCGCCGCGCTGCATGACCGGATGACCGAGAGCGTGGTCGCCGCGCGCGACGATGCGAAGCACCTGTTCGACGAACTGCCGGCCAAGCCGTTGTCGACCGTCGACGTGCTGGGTGTCGGCCGCGCCGCGCTCGAGCAGGCGAACGTCGAGCTCGGCCTCGCACTCGCCGACGACGAGATCGACTATCTGGTCGACGCGTTCCGCAAGCTCGAACGCAACCCGACCGACGTCGAGCTGATGATGTTTGCGCAGGCGAACAGCGAGCATTGCCGCCACAAGATCTTCAACGCGCAGTGGACGATCGACGGGCAGGAGCAGGACATGTCGCTGTTCGCGATGATTCGCAACACCGAGAAGGTGAGCCCCCAGGGCACGATCGTCGCGTATTCGGACAACTCGTCGATCATGATGGGCGCCGAAGCCGAGCGCTGGTTCCCGCGCAACGCGGGCGCGGCGGGCGAGCCCGGCCAGCGCTACGGCCGCCACACCGAGCTCACGCACACGCTGATGAAGGTCGAGACGCATAACCACCCGACCGCGATCTCGCCGTTCCCCGGCGCGGCGACCGGCGCGGGCGGTGAAATCCGCGACGAAGGCGCGACGGGCCGCGGTGCGCGTCCGAAAGCCGGCCTCACCGGCTTCACGGTGTCGAACCTCGACTTGCCGGATGCCCGCCAGCCGTGGGAAAACGACCGCGACGCCGCGCAGCCGATCGCCGAGCGCAACCCGAACGAGCAGCACGGCCCGTACGGCCGCCCGGACCGCATCGCGTCGCCGCTGCAGATCATGATCGACGGCCCGCTGGGCGGCGCCGCGTTCAACAACGAATTCGGCCGGCCGAACCTCGGCGGCTACTTCCGCGTGTACGAGCAGAACGTCGGCGGCCAGGTGCGCGGCTATCACAAGCCGATCATGATCGCGGGCGGCCTCGGCAACATCGCGGATCAACACACGCACAAGCATGACGTGCCGGCGGGTTCGCTGCTGATCCAGATCGGCGGCCCCGGCATGCGCATCGGCATGGGCGGCGGCGCGGCGAGCTCGATGGCGACCGGCGCCAACACGGCCGAACTCGACTTCGACTCGGTGCAGCGCGGCAACCCGGAAATCGAGCGGCGCGCGCAGGAAGTGATCAACGGCTGCTGGCAGCTCGGCGCGGAAAACCCGATCCTGAGCATTCACGACGTCGGCGCGGGCGGCCTGTCGAACGCGTTCCCCGAGATCGTCGACGGCGCGGGCAAGGGCGCGCGCTTCGAATTGCGCAAGGTCGCGCTCGAGGAATCGGGCCTGTCGCCGCGCGAGATCTGGTCGAACGAGGCGCAGGAGCGCTACGTGCTGGCGATCGCGCCGGCCGACCTGCCGCGTTTCGAAGCGATCTGCGCGCGCGAGCGCTGCCCGTTCGCGGTGGTGGGTGTCGCGACCGACGAACGCCAGTTGCGCCTCGTCGACGACGAAGCGACGGGCGCGGATGAATTCCCGGTCGACATGCCGATGGAAGTGCTGCTCGGCAAGCCGCCGCGCATGCACCGCGACGTCACGCGCGTCGCGGTCGAGCGCGCGCCTGTCGACGTGACGGGCATCGCGCTGTCGGAAGTCGCGGTCGACGTGCTGAAGCATCCGACGGTCGGCAGCAAGTCGTTCCTGATCACGATCGGCGACCGTTCGGTCGGCGGCACGTCGGTTCGCGACCAGATGGTCGGCCCGTGGCAGGTGCCGGTGGCCGACTGCGCGGTGACCGCGCTCGACTACGCGGGCTTCAAGGGCGAGGCGATGACGATGGCCGAGCGCACGCCGCTCGCTGTAATCGACGCACCGGCGTCGGGCCGCATGGCCGTCGGCGAGGCGATCACGAATATCGCGAGCGCGCCGATCGCGTCGCTCGACAAGCTGAAGCTGTCGGCGAACTGGATGGCTGCGTGCGGCACGGCCGGCGAGGATGCCGCGCTGTTCGACACGGTCAAGGCGATCGGCATGGAGCTGTGCCCGGCGCTCGGAATCGGCATCCCGGTCGGCAAGGATTCGCTGTCGATGAAGACCAAATGGGACGAGCAGGGCGTCGCGAAGGAAGTGGTGTCGCCGGTGTCGCTGATCATCTCCGCGTTCGCGCCGGTCGACGACGTGCGCCGCCATCTGACGCCGCAACTGCGCCGCATCGCCGACGCGGGCGACAGCGTGCTGATCGCGATCGATCTCGGCCGCGGCAAGAACCGGATGGGCGGCAGCATCTTCGCGCAGGTCACGCAACAGGTTGGCGACGAGACGCCGGACGTCGACGACCCGGAAGACCTGAAGCGGTTCTTCAACGCGATCCAGTCGCTGAACGCGCAGGGCAAGCTGCTTGCGTACCACGACCGCTCGGACGGCGGCCTGTGGGCGACGGTGTGCGAGATGGCATTCGCGGGCCATGCAGGCGTGTCGCTCAACGTCGACATGCTGACGCTCGACCCGAACCACGAATCCGACTACGGCGACGCAAAAGACTGGGCAAAGCAGACGAGCGGCCGCCGTGAGGATCGCACGCTGCGCGCGCTGTTCTCCGAAGAACTCGGCGCCGTCGTGCAGGTGCGCGCGGCCGACCGCGACGCGGTGCTCGCCGCGCTGCGCGAATTCGGCCTGTCGGCGTGCTCGCACGTAATCGGCACGGTCAACGATCGCGACATGATCGAGGTGTATCGCGATGCGAAGAAGGTGTTCGATGCGCCGCGCGTCGAACTCCATCGCGCGTGGAGCGAAGTCAGCTGGCGCATCGCGCGCCTGCGCGACAACCCGGCCTGCGCGGACGCCGAATACGACACGCTGCTCGACGCGGCCGACCCGGGCATTTCGCCGGTGCTGACCTTCGACCCGGCCGACGATGTCGCCGCGCCGTTCATCGCGACGGGCGCGCGCCCGCGCGTCGCGATCCTGCGTGAGCAGGGCGTGAATTCGCACCTCGAAACGGCCTACGCGTTCGACCGCGCGGGCTTCGACGCGCACGACGTGCACATGAGCGACCTGCTCGCGGGCCGTGCGACGCTCGCCGATTTTGCGGGCGCGGTCGCGTGCGGCGGCTTCTCGTACGGCGACGTGCTGGGCGCCGGCGAAGGCTGGGCGAAGACGATCCGCTTCAACGCGAACCTCGCCGACATGTTCTCCGCGTTCTTCGCGCGCCCCGACACGTTCGCGCTCGGCATCTGCAACGGCTGCCAGATGCTGTCGAGCCTCGCGTCGATGATCCCGGGCGCCGAAGCGTGGCCGAAGTTCACGCGCAACAAGTCCGAGCAATTCGAAGCGCGCTTCTCGTTCGTCGAAGTCGAGAAGTCGCCGTCGATCTTCTTCGCCGGGATGGAAGGCTCGCGGATTCCGGTTGCCGTCGCGCACGGCGAAGGCTATGCGGACTTCTCGCAGCAGGGCGACATCGAGCGCGTTGCGGTCGCGATGCGTTATGTCGACCACCGTGGCGAAGCGACCGAACGCTATCCGTTCAACCCGAACGGCTCGCCGGCCGGCATCACGTCGGTCACGACGGCCGACGGGCGCTTCTCGGTGCTGATGCCGCACATGGAGCGCGTGCACCGCACGGTCACGATGAGCTGGCATCCGGAAGGCTGGGATGACGCGAGCCCGTGGATGCGCGTATTCCGCAACGCACGCCGCTGGATCGGCTAA
- a CDS encoding FAD-dependent oxidoreductase produces the protein MDVIVIGGGISGVATAYQLRAAGHRVCVVERHATVAQGATYGDGGMLLPSPLDVWFGPTFMRGRQPRDTGIVYKPGFNGGVRRFVKQLATLREPDAFAAQYARLRPLIDASRDTLADIEARFGLEFEQKPGILHVVREPRDWDALQPALDLLRTLDQPYRVLTADECAALEPSVPAEPGFAGGVLLDAERTGNGPLFAKLVRQALDEHGVQFRFGADVAAIRVDHGRVAVELAPAGGGRHTAKAHEVDVIAADAIVVAAGAGSLPLLERLGWQLPLHPVRVHTLTAPVAYEEHAPHLSVVDSIKRISITRSHQRLRIGGAAVLQSAADTAKPLPEHLSETTLALLSQAVHDWVPGAARISAALSWQGTQLLSPDGLPVVGPTPHPRVFVNFGHGPAGWGLACGSARVVTDYVGGDTQQWPADTLAALSAARFAT, from the coding sequence ATGGATGTCATCGTCATCGGCGGCGGAATCAGCGGCGTCGCCACCGCCTACCAGCTGCGCGCGGCCGGCCATCGCGTGTGCGTGGTCGAACGCCACGCAACCGTCGCGCAGGGCGCAACCTACGGCGACGGCGGCATGCTGCTCCCGAGCCCGCTCGACGTCTGGTTCGGCCCGACCTTCATGCGCGGGCGCCAGCCGCGCGACACCGGCATCGTCTACAAGCCCGGCTTCAACGGCGGCGTGCGCCGCTTCGTCAAGCAGCTCGCCACGCTGCGCGAGCCCGACGCCTTCGCCGCGCAGTACGCGCGGCTGCGCCCGTTGATCGATGCGTCGCGCGACACCCTCGCCGACATCGAGGCGCGCTTCGGGCTCGAATTCGAGCAGAAGCCCGGCATCCTGCACGTCGTGCGCGAGCCGCGCGACTGGGATGCACTGCAGCCGGCGCTCGACCTGTTGCGCACGCTCGACCAGCCGTACCGCGTGCTCACCGCCGACGAATGCGCGGCGCTGGAACCGTCGGTGCCGGCCGAGCCCGGCTTCGCCGGCGGCGTGCTGCTCGACGCCGAACGCACCGGCAACGGCCCGTTGTTCGCGAAGCTGGTCAGACAGGCGCTCGACGAGCACGGCGTGCAGTTCCGTTTCGGCGCGGACGTCGCCGCGATTCGCGTCGACCACGGCCGCGTGGCGGTCGAACTCGCGCCGGCCGGCGGCGGCCGGCACACGGCGAAGGCACACGAAGTCGACGTGATTGCGGCCGATGCGATCGTGGTCGCGGCAGGCGCAGGCAGCCTGCCGCTGCTCGAGCGGCTCGGCTGGCAGCTGCCGCTGCATCCGGTGCGCGTCCATACGCTGACCGCGCCCGTTGCGTACGAAGAACATGCACCGCACCTGAGCGTCGTCGATTCGATCAAGCGGATCTCGATCACGCGGAGCCACCAGCGGCTGCGTATCGGGGGCGCCGCCGTGCTGCAGAGCGCAGCCGACACCGCGAAGCCCCTGCCCGAGCACCTATCCGAGACCACGCTCGCGCTGCTGAGCCAGGCCGTGCACGACTGGGTGCCGGGCGCCGCGCGGATCTCCGCCGCGCTGTCGTGGCAGGGCACGCAGCTGCTGTCGCCGGACGGCCTGCCGGTCGTCGGTCCGACCCCGCATCCGCGCGTGTTCGTCAATTTCGGCCATGGTCCGGCGGGTTGGGGGCTCGCATGCGGCTCTGCTAGAGTGGTGACCGATTACGTCGGCGGCGACACGCAGCAGTGGCCCGCCGATACGCTGGCCGCACTGAGCGCCGCGCGCTTCGCGACCTGA
- a CDS encoding NAD(P)H-hydrate dehydratase has product MTNTRPLPDSTAPLPLLRVADLRAAEAAAAAGLPPHTLMGRAGAAAARWLSERVAGDDRAVWFAVGPGNNGGDALVAAVQLQQLGVATQAWMPVPVKPDDAQWALELARTAGVPLSAEPPASLDDYAWVVDGLFGIGLGRPLDGPFAEQAARIAAHTRGGGRVLALDVPSGLDSDTGRVVGAGIAVAATHTLTFIGAKPGLYTGDGRDLAGHIDIATLDVAPPAAPAVVLNAPALFAAALPARAFASHKGTFGSLAVLGGDTGMCGAPILAARAALFAGAGKVHVGCLGSGAPPYDPPFPELMLHPAGSLTLDAMSAIAAGCGLGTRDAAAALVRDVLAHDIATLLDADALNLVATHADLAAAVATRGARGHACVLTPHPLEAARLLGCDTAAIQHDRLAAARSLATRYASIVVLKGSGTVIAAPDGRLTINPTGNAALATGGTGDVLGGLIGALLAQRVAPYEAALAGVYLHGLAADTLTAKGTGPVGLTAGELAPMVRTLVNRLFYPSRRADI; this is encoded by the coding sequence ATGACGAACACCCGCCCGCTTCCCGACTCCACCGCTCCGCTGCCGCTGCTGCGCGTCGCCGACCTGCGGGCGGCCGAAGCCGCCGCAGCCGCCGGACTGCCGCCGCACACGCTGATGGGCCGCGCAGGCGCGGCGGCCGCGCGCTGGCTGTCCGAGCGTGTGGCCGGCGACGACCGCGCGGTGTGGTTCGCGGTCGGCCCCGGCAACAATGGCGGCGATGCGCTGGTGGCCGCGGTGCAGCTGCAGCAGCTCGGCGTAGCCACGCAGGCGTGGATGCCGGTGCCGGTCAAGCCCGACGATGCGCAATGGGCGCTCGAACTCGCGCGCACCGCCGGCGTACCGCTGTCGGCCGAGCCGCCCGCGTCGCTCGACGATTACGCGTGGGTCGTAGACGGCCTGTTCGGCATCGGCCTGGGCCGCCCGCTCGACGGCCCGTTTGCCGAGCAGGCCGCGCGCATCGCCGCGCACACGCGCGGCGGCGGCCGCGTGCTCGCGCTCGACGTGCCGAGCGGGCTGGACAGCGATACGGGCCGGGTCGTCGGCGCGGGCATTGCGGTCGCGGCCACGCACACGCTCACCTTCATCGGCGCGAAACCGGGCCTGTACACCGGCGACGGCCGCGACCTCGCCGGCCACATCGACATCGCGACGCTCGACGTTGCGCCGCCCGCCGCGCCTGCGGTCGTGCTGAACGCGCCCGCACTGTTCGCCGCGGCGCTGCCCGCGCGTGCGTTCGCGTCGCACAAGGGCACGTTCGGCAGCCTCGCCGTGCTCGGCGGCGACACCGGCATGTGCGGCGCGCCGATTCTCGCCGCGCGCGCGGCGCTGTTTGCGGGTGCCGGCAAGGTGCATGTCGGTTGTCTCGGCTCCGGCGCGCCGCCGTACGATCCGCCGTTTCCCGAACTGATGCTGCATCCGGCCGGCAGTCTGACGCTCGATGCGATGTCCGCGATCGCCGCCGGCTGCGGCCTCGGCACGCGCGACGCCGCCGCGGCGCTCGTGCGCGACGTGCTTGCGCACGACATCGCGACGCTGCTCGATGCCGATGCGCTGAATCTCGTCGCCACGCACGCCGACCTCGCGGCAGCGGTCGCCACGCGCGGCGCGCGCGGCCATGCGTGCGTGCTGACGCCGCATCCGCTCGAGGCCGCACGCCTTCTCGGCTGCGACACCGCGGCGATACAGCACGATCGCCTGGCCGCTGCACGCTCGCTCGCCACGCGCTACGCGAGCATCGTCGTGCTGAAGGGTTCGGGCACGGTGATTGCGGCGCCCGACGGGCGCCTGACGATCAATCCGACCGGCAATGCCGCGCTCGCGACCGGCGGCACCGGCGACGTGCTCGGCGGCCTGATCGGCGCGTTGCTCGCGCAGCGCGTGGCCCCGTACGAAGCAGCGCTCGCGGGCGTCTACCTGCACGGCCTCGCGGCCGACACGCTGACCGCGAAAGGCACGGGGCCGGTCGGCCTCACCGCGGGCGAACTCGCGCCGATGGTGCGCACGCTGGTCAATCGCCTTTTTTACCCGTCGCGGCGCGCCGACATATAA
- the pgi gene encoding glucose-6-phosphate isomerase — MTLNSLPAWTALQSHFEQIRHARLRDWFAPENDRAPTRAERFTIPGGGLAADFSKNRINDDTLRLLVQLAREAGVEARRDAMFAGEIVNPTEGRAALHTALRATDPHAPFHAQVSAERAKMATFARAVRSGVWTGYTGKRIRHVINIGIGGSDLGPKMVTHALHHVATPEISTHFVSNVDGADLARVLEQVDPEETLAIIVSKTFTTLETMTNARSLRDWFVARGCPEDALAKHFVGVSANPAEVVKFGIAADNVFEMWDWVGGRYSLWSAVGLSIMIAIGPEQFDELLAGANDMDRHFREAPLERNLPVLLGLIGIWYRNFFGSQSYLVAPYSEALHYLPSYLQQLEMESNGKSARLDGSFVDYPTSAVTWGEPGTNGQHAFFQMLHQGPTIVPIDFIAVLTPEHPLASHHPKLLANCFAQSEALMLGRTLEEAREVAGPGKEALAPHLTFPGNRPTTTLLVDALTPRALGALIALYEHKVLVQATVWDINPFDQWGVELGKILGKVVEADLSAESVDPAKHDSSTTALIERARAALKR, encoded by the coding sequence ATGACGCTGAATTCGCTCCCCGCCTGGACTGCCCTTCAATCCCACTTCGAACAAATCCGCCATGCGCGGCTGCGCGACTGGTTCGCGCCGGAAAACGACCGCGCGCCGACCCGCGCCGAACGCTTCACGATTCCGGGCGGCGGCCTCGCGGCCGATTTCTCGAAGAACCGCATCAACGACGACACGCTGCGCCTGCTCGTGCAACTGGCCCGCGAAGCGGGCGTCGAAGCGCGCCGCGACGCGATGTTCGCCGGCGAGATCGTGAACCCGACCGAAGGCCGCGCAGCGCTGCATACCGCACTGCGCGCGACCGACCCGCACGCGCCGTTCCATGCGCAGGTCAGCGCGGAGCGCGCGAAGATGGCGACCTTCGCGCGCGCCGTGCGCAGCGGCGTGTGGACCGGTTACACCGGCAAGCGCATCCGCCACGTGATCAACATCGGTATCGGCGGCTCGGATCTCGGACCGAAGATGGTTACGCACGCGCTGCACCACGTCGCGACGCCGGAGATCTCGACGCACTTCGTGTCGAACGTCGACGGCGCCGATCTCGCGCGCGTGCTCGAGCAGGTCGATCCGGAGGAAACGCTCGCGATCATCGTGTCGAAAACCTTCACGACGCTCGAGACGATGACGAACGCACGCTCGCTGCGCGACTGGTTCGTCGCGCGCGGTTGCCCGGAGGATGCGCTCGCGAAGCACTTCGTCGGCGTGTCGGCGAATCCGGCCGAAGTCGTGAAGTTCGGCATCGCGGCCGACAACGTGTTCGAAATGTGGGACTGGGTCGGCGGCCGCTATTCGCTGTGGTCGGCGGTCGGCCTGTCGATCATGATCGCGATCGGGCCCGAGCAATTCGACGAACTGCTCGCCGGCGCGAACGACATGGACCGCCATTTCCGCGAAGCGCCGCTCGAGCGCAACCTGCCGGTGCTGCTCGGCCTGATCGGCATCTGGTATCGCAACTTCTTCGGCTCGCAGAGCTACCTCGTCGCGCCGTATTCGGAAGCGCTTCACTACCTGCCGTCCTACCTGCAGCAGCTCGAGATGGAAAGCAACGGCAAGTCCGCGCGGCTCGACGGTTCGTTCGTCGACTACCCGACGTCGGCGGTCACGTGGGGCGAGCCGGGCACCAACGGCCAGCACGCGTTTTTCCAGATGCTGCACCAGGGCCCGACGATCGTGCCGATCGACTTCATCGCGGTGCTGACGCCCGAACATCCGCTCGCCAGCCATCATCCGAAGCTGCTGGCGAATTGCTTCGCGCAGAGCGAAGCGCTGATGCTCGGCCGCACGCTGGAAGAAGCACGGGAGGTCGCCGGCCCCGGCAAGGAAGCGCTCGCGCCGCATCTGACGTTCCCCGGCAACCGCCCGACGACGACGCTGCTGGTAGACGCGCTGACGCCGCGCGCGCTCGGCGCGCTGATCGCGCTCTACGAACACAAGGTGCTGGTACAGGCCACGGTGTGGGACATCAATCCGTTCGACCAGTGGGGCGTCGAGCTCGGCAAGATTCTCGGCAAGGTCGTGGAAGCGGACCTGTCGGCCGAGTCGGTCGATCCGGCGAAGCACGATTCGTCGACGACCGCGCTGATCGAGCGCGCCCGCGCGGCGCTCAAGCGCTGA
- a CDS encoding ABC transporter ATP-binding protein produces MFKITDPIIEVHDVCKQVADATGALTILDGISFVVRAGSSLAIVGASGSGKSTLLGLLAGLDSATSGTVRLLGRALDQLDEDERAALRNGAVGFVFQSFQLMPHLTALENVMLPLELQGGISAREAADRARALLVQVGLGERTAHYPKLLSGGEQQRVALARAFVTHPAILFADEPTGSLDAATGHAVIDLMFELNRTHGATLVLVTHDTELARRCATTITIDAGRIVAPHAV; encoded by the coding sequence ATGTTCAAGATTACCGATCCGATCATCGAAGTCCATGACGTATGCAAGCAGGTTGCCGATGCAACGGGCGCGCTGACGATCCTCGACGGCATCTCGTTTGTCGTACGCGCGGGCAGCAGCCTCGCGATCGTCGGGGCATCGGGGTCCGGCAAATCGACGCTGCTCGGCCTGCTTGCGGGATTGGACAGCGCGACGAGCGGCACGGTTCGCTTGCTCGGCCGCGCGCTCGACCAGCTCGATGAGGACGAGCGCGCGGCGCTGCGCAACGGAGCGGTCGGGTTCGTGTTTCAGTCGTTCCAGTTGATGCCGCACCTGACGGCACTCGAGAACGTGATGCTGCCGCTCGAACTGCAAGGCGGCATCAGTGCGCGCGAAGCGGCCGATCGCGCGAGGGCGCTGCTCGTGCAGGTCGGGCTCGGCGAACGCACCGCACATTATCCGAAGCTGCTCTCGGGCGGCGAGCAGCAGCGCGTTGCGCTCGCGCGCGCGTTCGTCACGCATCCGGCGATTTTGTTTGCCGACGAACCGACCGGCAGCCTCGACGCGGCAACCGGTCATGCTGTCATCGACCTGATGTTCGAATTGAACCGCACGCACGGCGCGACGCTTGTGCTTGTCACGCACGACACCGAACTCGCGCGGCGCTGCGCGACGACGATCACGATCGATGCCGGACGCATCGTTGCGCCGCACGCGGTGTAG
- a CDS encoding arylesterase — MDTTFRWKRRAALAALLGTALAATMPARAATAASGQPALVVLGDSLSAEYGLPRDTGWVALLRQRLAAERIDYSVANASVSGDTTSGGRARLPAVLQRLKPSIVVVELGSNDALRGVPLATTEQNLRDIIADARNAHAKVVLVGMYVPPNYGPDYTQKFHAVYTRLSKELGVPLVPFLLAGIENKPEMFQPDQMHPAQQAQHILLDNVWPALKPLLGKPRG, encoded by the coding sequence ATGGACACGACATTCCGCTGGAAAAGACGCGCGGCGCTGGCCGCATTGCTTGGCACCGCGCTCGCAGCAACCATGCCTGCGCGCGCCGCGACCGCGGCATCGGGTCAGCCCGCGCTCGTCGTGCTCGGCGACAGCCTGTCGGCCGAATACGGACTGCCGCGCGACACCGGCTGGGTTGCGCTGCTGCGGCAGCGGCTCGCGGCCGAGCGAATCGATTATAGCGTCGCGAACGCGAGCGTCAGCGGCGACACCACGAGCGGCGGCCGTGCGCGGCTGCCTGCGGTGCTGCAGCGGCTCAAGCCGTCGATCGTCGTCGTCGAGCTCGGTTCGAACGATGCGTTGCGCGGCGTACCGCTTGCGACGACCGAGCAGAACCTGCGCGACATCATCGCCGACGCGCGCAACGCACACGCGAAGGTCGTGCTGGTCGGCATGTACGTGCCGCCGAACTACGGGCCCGACTATACGCAGAAATTCCACGCGGTCTATACGAGATTGTCGAAGGAGCTGGGCGTCCCGCTCGTGCCGTTCCTGCTGGCCGGCATCGAAAACAAGCCGGAAATGTTCCAGCCGGATCAGATGCATCCCGCGCAACAGGCACAGCACATCCTCCTCGACAACGTCTGGCCCGCGCTGAAACCGCTGCTCGGCAAGCCGCGCGGTTGA